A genomic region of Arachis hypogaea cultivar Tifrunner chromosome 5, arahy.Tifrunner.gnm2.J5K5, whole genome shotgun sequence contains the following coding sequences:
- the LOC112803183 gene encoding uncharacterized protein translates to MPNLTTNYSKKPPRPNRICFSFAAYAAALMDRLKSSNIIVSDGLSDAEFSQLESKFNITFPPDLRAILHHGLPISPGFPNWRSSSDQQLQILLNLPTSSILRQVSKTGFWHPSWGPEPSDPTRATSSAWRILNQAPQLIPIYRHCYIPASPNVAGNPVFYVDHGGDLRLLSFDVAGFFEKAEFMSEWEGEQDEPVWAAKSARRIRFWSEMAEEVVEGELANKWWWRRFEGEIGGCMEGAVWKLRDGGWREEEIRDMMMVMDDGGDHGEEEEKKVNVRVKDMEGMTWQARVLSLVLLRAGWSREDVVDSLGLVGDKGMEVVVPILSTDTRKHHSQLTSHNNNALNNILST, encoded by the coding sequence ATGCCCAACCTCACCACCAATTATTCAAAGAAGCCACCAAGGCCCAACCGGATATGCTTCTCCTTCGCCGCGTACGCCGCCGCTCTCATGGACCGCCTCAAATCCTCCAACATCATCGTCTCCGATGGCCTCTCCGATGCTGAATTCTCGCAACTcgaatcaaaattcaacatcacCTTTCCGCCGGACCTCCGCGCCATCCTCCACCACGGCCTCCCGATCTCGCCGGGCTTCCCAAACTGGCGCTCCTCCTCCGATCAGCAGCTCCAGATTCTCCTCAACCTCCCAACCTCCTCCATCCTCCGTCAGGTCTCAAAAACCGGATTCTGGCATCCTTCCTGGGGCCCCGAGCCCAGTGACCCGACCCGGGCCACCAGCTCCGCGTGGCGCATCTTGAACCAGGCTCCGCAGCTCATACCTATTTACCGGCATTGCTACATCCCTGCGTCGCCGAACGTAGCCGGGAATCCCGTCTTTTACGTCGATCACGGCGGCGATCTTAGGTTGTTGAGTTTCGACGTGGCGGGATTCTTCGAGAAGGCGGAGTTCATGTCGGAGTGGGAAGGGGAACAGGATGAGCCGGTTTGGGCGGCCAAGAGTGCGAGGAGAATAAGGTTTTGGTCGGAGATGGCGGAAGAGGTGGTGGAGGGGGAATTGGCAAACAAGTGGTGGTGGAGAAGGTTTGAAGGGGAGATTGGAGGGTGCATGGAAGGGGCGGTGTGGAAGCTGAGAGACGGAGGGTGGAGGGAGGAGGAGATTCGCGACATGATGATGGTCATGGACGACGGTGGTGATcatggagaggaagaagagaagaaggtgaATGTGAGGGTGAAGGACATGGAGGGGATGACGTGGCAGGCGAGGGTGCTGTCTTTGGTGCTTCTGCGTGCGGGTTGGAGCAGGGAAGATGTGGTGGACTCTCTTGGTTTGGTCGGCGATAAAGGGATGGAAGTCGTGGTTCCAATTCTATCAACAGATACAAGAAAGCATCACTCACAACTCACAAGTCACAATAACAATGCCTTAAACAACATTCTTTCAACTTAA